From a single Sulfitobacter faviae genomic region:
- a CDS encoding DUF2160 domain-containing protein: MSWMAWTMPTAIFFGVIALLLVTFTILAIKFPETPRVGILRIETTRGDRLFITLLGSAFINLIWLGFEAGPQPYALLVCLAYAAAVFRWV; encoded by the coding sequence ATGTCTTGGATGGCTTGGACCATGCCCACCGCGATCTTCTTCGGTGTCATCGCGCTGTTACTCGTGACCTTCACGATCCTCGCGATCAAATTCCCTGAGACGCCCCGTGTGGGCATCCTCAGGATTGAGACAACCCGTGGTGACCGTCTGTTCATCACGCTTCTCGGCTCGGCCTTTATCAATTTGATCTGGCTGGGTTTCGAGGCGGGTCCGCAGCCCTATGCGCTGCTGGTCTGCCTTGCCTATGCCGCAGCCGTATTTCGCTGGGTCTAG
- a CDS encoding extracellular solute-binding protein yields MKSSTALAVTLGLLAGPAFADMEAAKKFLDEEIERSALSREEQEAEMQFFIDAAEPFKGMDIKVVSETITTHEYEANVLAPAFSAITGINITHDLIGEGDVVEKLQTQMQSGENIYDAYINDSDLIGTHWRYKQARSLTDWMANEGKDVTNPGLDLDDYIGLDFTTSPDGELYQLPDQQFANLYWFRQDWFTDPELMAEFKEKYGYDLGVPVNWSAYEDIAEFFTGRTIDGVEVYGNMDYGKKDPSLGWRYTDAWLSMAGGGDVGEPNGLPVDEWGIRVNENSQPVGSCVTRGGATNDAAAVYAITKSIEWLEKYTPPAAAGMTFGEAGPVPAQGAIAQQMFWYTAFTADMVNDSAKAVLNEDGTPKWRMAPSPHGAYWKEGQKVGYQDVGSWTLMESTPVDRAKAAWLYAQFVTSKTVDVEKAHAGLTFIRESTIQHDSFTERAPKLGGLVEFYRSPARTAWSPTGTNVPDYPKLAQLWWQNIGDAMSGAKTPQEALDSLCAEQEKVMERLERAGVQGDLGPKMNEEREASYWLEQEGSPVAKLDNEDPEPETISYEELIKSWQ; encoded by the coding sequence ATGAAATCGAGTACCGCTTTGGCGGTCACGCTCGGTCTGCTCGCCGGGCCAGCATTCGCGGATATGGAAGCCGCGAAGAAGTTCCTCGACGAGGAAATCGAACGCTCCGCGCTGAGCCGCGAAGAGCAGGAAGCGGAGATGCAATTCTTCATCGACGCTGCCGAGCCGTTCAAAGGCATGGACATCAAAGTCGTGTCCGAGACCATCACCACCCACGAATATGAAGCCAATGTGCTGGCGCCGGCCTTCAGCGCGATCACCGGCATCAACATCACCCACGACCTGATCGGCGAGGGCGACGTGGTTGAAAAGCTGCAAACGCAGATGCAGTCGGGCGAGAACATCTACGACGCCTATATCAACGACTCTGACCTGATCGGCACCCACTGGCGCTACAAGCAGGCGCGCAGCCTGACCGATTGGATGGCGAACGAAGGCAAGGACGTGACCAACCCCGGTCTCGATCTCGATGACTACATCGGCCTTGATTTCACCACCTCGCCCGATGGCGAACTGTATCAGCTGCCCGACCAGCAGTTCGCGAACCTTTACTGGTTCCGCCAGGACTGGTTCACCGATCCTGAGTTGATGGCCGAGTTCAAAGAGAAATACGGCTATGACCTGGGCGTGCCGGTCAACTGGTCCGCTTACGAAGACATCGCCGAATTCTTCACCGGCCGCACCATCGACGGCGTCGAAGTCTACGGCAACATGGACTACGGCAAGAAAGACCCGAGCCTTGGCTGGCGCTACACCGATGCGTGGCTCTCCATGGCGGGCGGCGGCGACGTGGGTGAGCCCAACGGCCTGCCGGTCGACGAATGGGGCATCCGCGTTAACGAAAACTCGCAGCCGGTCGGTTCCTGTGTGACCCGTGGTGGTGCCACCAACGATGCGGCGGCGGTCTATGCGATCACCAAGTCCATCGAATGGCTTGAGAAGTACACGCCCCCCGCAGCCGCTGGCATGACCTTCGGCGAAGCCGGTCCGGTGCCCGCGCAGGGTGCCATCGCCCAGCAGATGTTCTGGTACACCGCCTTCACCGCCGACATGGTGAACGACAGCGCCAAGGCCGTGCTGAACGAAGATGGCACGCCCAAGTGGCGCATGGCCCCCAGCCCGCATGGCGCCTACTGGAAAGAAGGCCAGAAGGTTGGTTATCAAGACGTGGGCAGCTGGACGCTGATGGAAAGCACGCCCGTCGACCGCGCCAAGGCCGCATGGCTCTATGCGCAGTTCGTGACCTCGAAAACCGTGGACGTGGAAAAGGCCCATGCCGGTCTGACCTTCATCCGCGAGTCGACCATCCAGCACGACAGCTTCACCGAACGCGCGCCGAAACTCGGCGGTCTGGTGGAATTCTACCGTTCGCCCGCGCGCACCGCATGGTCGCCCACAGGGACGAACGTGCCGGATTACCCCAAGCTGGCGCAGCTGTGGTGGCAGAACATCGGCGACGCGATGTCGGGTGCGAAAACACCTCAGGAAGCGCTCGACAGCCTCTGCGCCGAGCAGGAAAAGGTCATGGAACGTCTTGAGCGCGCAGGCGTCCAAGGTGATCTGGGTCCGAAAATGAACGAAGAGCGTGAAGCCTCCTACTGGCTTGAGCAGGAAGGTTCGCCCGTTGCCAAGCTCGACAACGAAGACCCCGAGCCCGAGACCATCAGCTACGAAGAGTTGATCAAGTCCTGGCAGTAA
- a CDS encoding carbohydrate ABC transporter permease: protein MNKTVNQKAWFLVLPVLILVAFSAVIPLMTVVNYSVQDTFGRNEFFWAGLEWFSDMLDSDRMWDALGRQLIFSGVILAIEIPLGIFVALNMPKNGFWASFCLVLMSLPLLIPWNVVGTIWQIFGRVDIGLLGYTLDKLGITYNYTQDITSAWITVVVMDVWHWTSLVALLAYAGLQSIPDAYYQAAKIDQASRWAVFRYIELPKMAGVLMIAILLRFMDSFMIYTEPFVVTGGGPGNATTFLSIDLVKMAIGQFDLGPAAAFSLMYFLVILLISWVFYTVMVNLDKRDGV, encoded by the coding sequence ATGAACAAGACCGTCAACCAAAAGGCATGGTTCCTTGTCCTGCCGGTGCTGATCCTCGTGGCCTTTTCGGCCGTGATCCCGCTGATGACCGTGGTCAACTACTCGGTGCAAGACACCTTTGGCCGGAACGAGTTTTTCTGGGCCGGGCTCGAGTGGTTTTCCGACATGCTCGACAGCGACCGGATGTGGGACGCGCTTGGCCGTCAGTTGATCTTCTCGGGCGTCATTCTGGCAATTGAAATCCCGCTCGGCATCTTTGTTGCGCTCAACATGCCGAAAAACGGGTTCTGGGCCAGCTTCTGCCTTGTCCTGATGTCCCTGCCGCTGCTGATCCCGTGGAACGTGGTCGGCACCATCTGGCAGATCTTTGGCCGGGTCGACATTGGCCTTCTGGGCTATACGCTCGACAAGCTGGGTATCACCTATAACTACACCCAAGACATCACTTCGGCGTGGATCACGGTTGTGGTGATGGACGTCTGGCACTGGACCTCTTTGGTGGCGCTCTTGGCCTATGCCGGTCTGCAATCCATTCCAGACGCTTACTATCAGGCGGCCAAGATCGACCAAGCCAGCCGTTGGGCCGTGTTCCGCTACATCGAACTGCCCAAGATGGCGGGCGTGCTGATGATCGCCATTCTGCTGCGCTTCATGGACAGCTTCATGATCTATACAGAGCCGTTCGTCGTGACCGGCGGCGGGCCGGGCAATGCCACGACCTTCCTGTCGATCGACTTGGTGAAAATGGCCATCGGCCAGTTTGACCTCGGCCCCGCAGCGGCGTTCAGCCTGATGTATTTCCTCGTGATCCTGTTGATTTCATGGGTGTTCTACACCGTGATGGTCAACCTCGACAAAAGGGATGGTGTGTGA
- a CDS encoding M20 family metallopeptidase, whose amino-acid sequence MTRDQAIEAISTYFDEGTFQAELANLVSYETESQNPDQAPELKRYLVETMEPRLTAMGFACSFHDNPDPRGGPFLVGERREGDDLPTVLTYGHGDVIRAQTDQWREGLHPFKLVEEGDKLYGRGTADNKGQHLINIAAIEAVLKTRGKLGFNCRIVIEMSEETGSAGLPEFFAEHREELTADVLIASDGPRLQPEVPTMFMGSRGGVSFDLIVDKREGAHHSGNWGGLLADPAMILAQALSTITDKRGQIQIPEWRPDSLTPSVRAALKDLPIESDDGPAIDSDWGEEDLTPVERAYGWNSFAILAMKSGVPEAPVNAISAHATATCQLRYVVGTDPEDILPALRRHLDKQGFEDVRIEPHDRGFFRATRLDADHPWVKFVADSLTKSAGKAPHILPNLAGSLPNDSFSDILGLPTVWVPHSYRSCSQHAPDEHVLKPVCRDALRVMAGVFWDLGEGNTPPRAA is encoded by the coding sequence ATGACCCGCGATCAAGCGATCGAAGCGATCTCGACCTATTTCGATGAGGGGACATTCCAAGCCGAACTGGCCAACCTCGTCTCGTACGAGACCGAGAGCCAGAACCCTGACCAAGCCCCCGAACTGAAACGCTATCTGGTCGAGACGATGGAGCCGCGGCTGACGGCGATGGGCTTTGCCTGCAGCTTTCACGACAATCCCGACCCGCGCGGCGGCCCCTTTCTGGTGGGCGAGCGCCGCGAGGGGGATGACCTGCCGACCGTGCTGACCTATGGCCACGGCGACGTGATCCGCGCCCAGACCGACCAGTGGCGCGAGGGGCTGCATCCTTTCAAACTGGTCGAAGAGGGCGACAAGCTTTATGGCCGCGGCACCGCCGACAACAAGGGCCAGCACCTGATCAACATCGCCGCCATCGAAGCCGTGCTGAAAACCCGCGGCAAGCTCGGCTTCAACTGCCGCATCGTGATCGAGATGAGCGAGGAGACCGGCAGCGCGGGCCTGCCCGAGTTCTTTGCCGAACACCGCGAGGAACTGACCGCCGACGTGCTCATCGCCTCGGACGGGCCGCGGCTGCAACCTGAAGTGCCGACCATGTTCATGGGCTCGCGCGGGGGCGTGTCGTTTGATCTGATCGTCGACAAACGCGAAGGCGCGCATCACTCGGGCAACTGGGGTGGCTTGCTTGCCGATCCGGCAATGATCTTGGCGCAGGCCCTGTCGACCATCACCGACAAACGCGGACAAATCCAGATCCCCGAGTGGCGGCCCGACAGCCTGACCCCCTCGGTCCGCGCGGCGTTGAAAGATCTGCCGATCGAAAGCGACGATGGCCCCGCCATCGACAGCGATTGGGGCGAAGAAGACCTGACCCCGGTCGAGCGCGCCTACGGCTGGAACAGCTTTGCCATCCTCGCGATGAAAAGCGGCGTGCCCGAAGCGCCGGTCAACGCGATCTCGGCCCATGCGACGGCCACCTGCCAATTGCGCTATGTGGTCGGCACCGACCCCGAAGACATCCTGCCCGCCCTGCGCCGGCACCTTGATAAACAGGGGTTCGAGGATGTCCGGATCGAACCGCATGACCGCGGCTTTTTCCGCGCGACGCGGCTGGATGCGGATCACCCTTGGGTCAAATTCGTGGCCGACTCTCTGACGAAAAGCGCCGGGAAAGCGCCGCATATCCTGCCCAACCTCGCAGGCTCGCTGCCTAATGACAGTTTCAGCGATATCTTGGGTCTGCCCACCGTCTGGGTGCCGCATTCCTACCGCAGCTGTTCGCAGCACGCGCCGGATGAACATGTGCTGAAACCCGTCTGCCGCGATGCGCTGCGGGTGATGGCGGGCGTGTTCTGGGACTTGGGCGAAGGCAATACGCCGCCGCGCGCCGCCTAA
- a CDS encoding carbohydrate ABC transporter permease — protein MTDTTVQAPGAAPIPGDVTAAKRTRRSRFRPKGSVVVMTLYLLFLMLPIYWLINMSLKTNAEILGSFSLYPRDLTLANYAKILTDPSWYMGYVNSLIYVVMNTVISLAVALPAAYAFSRYTFLGDKHLFFWLLTNRMSPPAVFALPFFQLYSSVNLFDTHIAVALAHCLFNVPLAVWILEGFMRGVPKEIDETAYLDGYSFPRFFIRIFTPLIASGIGVAAFFCFMFSWVELLLSRTLTSVDAKPIAATMTRTVSASGLDWGVLAAAGVLTIVPGALVIYFVRNYIAKGFALGRV, from the coding sequence ATGACCGACACAACCGTGCAAGCCCCCGGCGCCGCGCCCATTCCGGGTGACGTGACCGCTGCCAAACGCACCCGGCGCAGCCGCTTCCGGCCCAAGGGCTCGGTGGTGGTGATGACGCTGTACCTGCTGTTTCTGATGCTGCCGATCTATTGGCTCATCAACATGAGCCTCAAGACCAACGCCGAAATCCTCGGGTCCTTCTCGCTCTATCCGCGGGACCTGACGCTGGCGAACTATGCCAAGATCCTCACCGATCCGAGCTGGTACATGGGCTATGTGAACAGTCTGATTTATGTGGTGATGAACACGGTGATCTCGCTCGCCGTGGCGCTGCCGGCGGCCTATGCTTTCTCGCGCTACACGTTTCTGGGCGACAAACACCTGTTCTTCTGGCTGCTGACAAACCGCATGTCGCCGCCCGCCGTTTTCGCGTTGCCGTTCTTTCAGCTCTATTCTTCGGTCAATCTCTTTGACACGCATATCGCCGTGGCGCTGGCACACTGCCTGTTCAACGTGCCGCTCGCGGTTTGGATCCTCGAAGGTTTCATGCGCGGCGTGCCGAAAGAGATCGACGAGACGGCCTACCTCGACGGCTATTCCTTCCCGCGTTTCTTTATCCGCATCTTTACCCCGCTGATCGCCAGCGGCATCGGGGTCGCGGCCTTCTTCTGCTTCATGTTCTCATGGGTGGAACTGCTCTTGTCGCGCACGCTGACCTCCGTCGACGCCAAACCCATCGCCGCCACCATGACCCGTACGGTCTCCGCTTCCGGCCTCGACTGGGGCGTCTTGGCCGCGGCGGGTGTGCTGACCATCGTGCCGGGCGCGCTGGTGATCTATTTCGTCCGCAACTACATCGCCAAGGGCTTTGCCCTCGGGCGGGTATAA
- a CDS encoding ABC transporter ATP-binding protein: MAKITLDNLAHSYLPNPSGEDDFALKELNHDWIDGEAYALLGASGCGKSTLLNIISGLLQPSQGRILFNDVDVTHAPTAERNIAQVFQFPVVYDTMTVHDNLAFPLRNRGADASYVASRVQQIAKMIGMEDELNRKARGLTADAKQKISLGRGMVREDVNALLFDEPLTVIDPHMKWELRTQLKSLHHEFGHTMIYVTHDQTEALTFADKVVVMYDGRVVQIGTPQELFERPAHTFVGYFIGSPGMNLFDAQIAGNAAQVAGTSVNLNKTYAPKGQKTQLGVRPEFVRINGEGLGLPAKVTRVEDVGRHKIIRLDVAGQQVSAIAEEGASVPSENTAISFDPAGINVYDDDWRISAEGEAA, encoded by the coding sequence ATGGCCAAGATCACGCTTGATAACCTCGCCCATTCCTATCTGCCCAATCCCAGCGGTGAGGATGATTTCGCCCTCAAGGAATTGAACCACGATTGGATCGACGGCGAAGCCTATGCGCTTCTGGGCGCCTCGGGCTGTGGGAAATCTACGTTGCTCAACATCATTTCGGGGCTTTTGCAGCCTTCGCAGGGGCGCATCCTATTCAATGACGTAGACGTCACCCATGCGCCGACCGCCGAGCGCAACATCGCGCAGGTTTTCCAGTTCCCGGTCGTTTACGACACGATGACTGTACATGACAATCTGGCCTTCCCGCTGCGCAACCGTGGCGCGGATGCCTCTTATGTTGCGTCCCGGGTCCAGCAGATCGCCAAGATGATCGGCATGGAGGATGAGCTGAACCGCAAGGCGCGGGGCCTCACAGCAGATGCCAAGCAGAAGATTTCGCTGGGCCGCGGCATGGTGCGCGAAGACGTGAACGCGCTCTTGTTCGACGAGCCGCTCACGGTGATCGACCCCCATATGAAGTGGGAACTGCGCACGCAGCTCAAATCGCTGCACCACGAATTCGGCCACACGATGATCTACGTCACCCACGACCAGACCGAGGCGCTGACCTTCGCCGATAAGGTGGTGGTGATGTATGATGGCCGCGTGGTGCAGATCGGCACGCCGCAAGAGCTTTTCGAGCGGCCTGCCCATACTTTCGTGGGCTATTTCATCGGCTCGCCGGGGATGAACCTCTTTGACGCGCAGATCGCGGGCAATGCGGCGCAGGTCGCGGGCACGAGTGTCAATTTGAACAAGACCTACGCCCCCAAGGGCCAGAAAACGCAACTGGGCGTCCGGCCCGAATTCGTTCGGATCAATGGCGAAGGTCTGGGCCTTCCGGCCAAGGTGACCCGTGTCGAGGATGTGGGCCGTCACAAGATCATCCGTCTCGACGTCGCAGGCCAGCAGGTCAGCGCCATCGCCGAAGAAGGCGCGTCGGTGCCGAGCGAAAACACCGCGATCAGTTTCGATCCGGCGGGCATCAACGTCTATGACGACGACTGGCGCATCAGCGCAGAGGGAGAGGCCGCATGA
- the glpK gene encoding glycerol kinase GlpK, giving the protein MTHILAIDQGTTSSRAIIFDGDMKVAATAQEEFPQHFPRSGWVEHDPGDLWSTTAGTCRAVIEKAGLRPDDIAAIGITNQRETTLVWDAKTGKPVHNAIVWQDRRTADFCRALRESGDDKIITERTGLLADPYFSGTKLKWILDNVEGARERARAGELLFGTVDSYLIWKLTGGARHVTDATNAARTMLYDIHKGRWSTTICKMFDVPLEMLPEVQDCAADFGTTRPDLFGREIPILGVAGDQQAATIGQACFQPGMMKSTYGTGCFALLNTGETAVTSTNRLLTTIAYQLDGKPTYALEGSIFVAGAVVQWLRDGLKMIREAGETQALAEQADPHQNVVLVPAFVGLGAPYWNAECRGAIYGLTRNSGPAELARAALESVGYQTRDLLEAMQADWAAQGQPGEIATLRVDGGMSASDWAMQFLSDVIGASVDRPDVLETTALGAAWLAGQRAGIYPDMEGFAREWALDRRFETQMDEAAREEKYGAWQRAVQATLQF; this is encoded by the coding sequence ATGACCCATATCCTCGCCATTGATCAGGGAACCACCTCCTCGCGGGCGATCATCTTTGACGGCGACATGAAGGTCGCCGCCACGGCCCAAGAAGAGTTCCCGCAGCATTTCCCTCGCTCCGGCTGGGTTGAGCATGATCCGGGCGATCTGTGGTCGACCACCGCTGGCACCTGCCGCGCGGTGATCGAAAAGGCCGGTCTGCGCCCCGATGACATCGCCGCCATCGGCATCACCAACCAGCGCGAGACGACGCTGGTCTGGGACGCGAAAACCGGCAAGCCGGTCCATAACGCCATCGTCTGGCAAGACCGCCGCACCGCCGATTTCTGCCGCGCGCTGCGCGAAAGCGGCGACGACAAGATCATCACCGAACGCACCGGCCTTCTGGCCGATCCCTATTTCTCGGGCACCAAGCTGAAATGGATCCTCGACAATGTCGAAGGCGCGCGCGAACGGGCGCGGGCGGGCGAGCTGCTTTTCGGCACCGTCGACAGCTATCTAATCTGGAAGCTCACCGGCGGCGCGCGACATGTGACTGATGCCACCAATGCCGCCCGCACCATGCTCTATGACATCCACAAAGGCCGCTGGAGCACGACGATCTGCAAGATGTTCGACGTGCCGCTCGAAATGCTGCCCGAGGTGCAGGACTGCGCCGCCGATTTCGGCACCACGCGGCCCGACCTCTTTGGCCGCGAGATCCCAATCCTCGGCGTCGCGGGCGACCAGCAGGCCGCGACCATCGGGCAGGCCTGTTTCCAGCCCGGCATGATGAAATCGACCTATGGCACCGGCTGTTTTGCCCTGCTGAACACGGGCGAGACGGCGGTGACCTCGACCAACCGGTTGCTCACCACCATCGCCTACCAGCTTGATGGCAAACCGACCTATGCGCTCGAAGGCTCGATCTTCGTCGCCGGGGCCGTGGTGCAATGGCTGCGCGACGGGCTCAAGATGATCCGCGAGGCGGGCGAGACTCAGGCTCTGGCCGAGCAGGCCGATCCGCATCAGAACGTGGTGCTGGTGCCTGCTTTCGTGGGCCTCGGCGCGCCCTATTGGAACGCCGAATGCCGCGGCGCGATCTATGGGCTGACGCGCAACTCCGGCCCTGCGGAGCTCGCGCGGGCGGCTCTCGAAAGCGTGGGCTACCAGACCCGCGACCTTTTGGAAGCCATGCAGGCCGATTGGGCCGCCCAAGGCCAGCCGGGCGAGATTGCGACCCTGCGCGTCGACGGCGGGATGAGCGCCAGTGACTGGGCGATGCAGTTCCTCTCGGACGTGATCGGCGCCTCGGTGGACCGCCCCGATGTGCTGGAGACTACCGCGCTTGGGGCCGCGTGGCTGGCCGGGCAGCGGGCGGGCATCTACCCCGATATGGAGGGTTTCGCCCGCGAATGGGCGCTCGACCGGCGGTTTGAAACCCAGATGGACGAGGCCGCGCGCGAAGAGAAATACGGCGCTTGGCAGCGGGCTGTTCAGGCGACGTTGCAGTTCTGA
- a CDS encoding ABC transporter ATP-binding protein, whose amino-acid sequence MSLILKNVSKTVGGQTHIYPTDLTLEKGTMNVLLGPTSSGKTSLMRLMAGLDVPGTGQVIWNGEDVTGMRVQDRKVAMVYQQFINYPSMTVYDNIASPMKLVGKSKDEIDRAVRETAELMQLTPMLDRKPLELSGGQQQRCALARALVKNAGLVLLDEPLANLDYKLREELRAEIPRIFERAGSIFVYATTEPEEALLLGGNTATLWEGRVTQFGPTPSVYRRPENATTARVFSDPPMNFLSMTKSGDTLRFDGGEMAAPATMASLRDGEYTAGFRPNHLTLSAQAPEAIGFDAVLNVTEITGSETFIHLDYHGAKWVGLVHGIQHLQPGQPLPVYLDPAHIYLFDANGALVSAAPYAEAA is encoded by the coding sequence GTGAGTTTGATCCTGAAGAACGTGTCGAAGACGGTAGGCGGCCAAACGCATATCTACCCGACCGACCTGACCTTGGAAAAGGGCACGATGAACGTGCTTTTGGGCCCTACATCCTCGGGCAAGACGTCGCTGATGCGGCTGATGGCGGGGCTCGATGTGCCGGGCACGGGGCAGGTGATCTGGAACGGCGAAGACGTGACCGGCATGCGGGTGCAGGACCGCAAGGTCGCCATGGTCTATCAGCAGTTCATCAACTACCCCTCGATGACGGTTTACGACAACATCGCCTCTCCGATGAAGCTGGTGGGCAAGTCGAAGGATGAGATTGATCGTGCCGTCCGCGAAACCGCCGAGCTGATGCAGCTCACCCCGATGCTTGACCGCAAGCCGCTGGAGCTTTCGGGCGGCCAGCAGCAGCGCTGCGCCTTGGCACGCGCGCTGGTCAAGAATGCCGGGCTGGTGCTCTTGGATGAGCCGTTGGCCAACCTCGACTACAAGCTGCGCGAAGAACTCCGCGCCGAAATCCCGCGTATCTTTGAACGGGCTGGGTCGATCTTTGTCTATGCCACGACCGAGCCGGAAGAGGCGCTGCTTCTGGGCGGCAATACCGCGACGCTCTGGGAAGGCCGCGTTACGCAATTCGGCCCGACGCCGAGCGTCTACCGCCGGCCCGAGAATGCGACCACGGCGCGGGTGTTCTCTGACCCGCCGATGAACTTCCTCAGCATGACCAAATCGGGCGACACGCTGCGGTTCGACGGCGGTGAGATGGCGGCGCCCGCCACGATGGCGAGCTTGCGCGACGGCGAATATACCGCCGGTTTCCGCCCCAACCACCTCACGCTAAGCGCGCAGGCGCCCGAGGCCATCGGCTTTGACGCGGTGCTGAACGTGACCGAGATCACGGGGTCGGAGACCTTTATCCACCTCGATTACCACGGCGCGAAATGGGTCGGTCTGGTGCATGGCATCCAGCATTTGCAGCCCGGCCAGCCCCTGCCGGTTTATCTGGACCCGGCGCATATCTACCTGTTTGACGCGAACGGGGCGCTCGTCTCGGCCGCGCCCTATGCGGAGGCGGCATAA
- the glpD gene encoding glycerol-3-phosphate dehydrogenase, with the protein MAAAPVDLFVIGGGINGAGIARDAAGRGLSVTLAEMNDLASATSSASTKLFHGGLRYLEYFEIGLVRHALTEREVLLKAMPHISWPMRFVLPYHRDMRFEGDTPTSKLLRLFMPWMRGRRPAWLIRLGLFLYDNLGGRKILPSTRSLSLRGTPEGAPLEDRFEKAFEYSDCWIEDSRLVVLNARDAELRGARIMTRTKVVSADRSADGWAVTVEHGADGQREVIHAKMLVNAGGPWVGDIIHNTARLNSSEGVRLVRGSHIVTKRLYDHDKCYFFQGTDGRIIFTIPYEQDFTLIGTTDADHPDPSVTPECTPEEQDYLIDFVNGYLKQDITRKDIVWTYSGVRPLYDDGASSATAATRDYTLKVDKTGGAPILNVFGGKITTYRKLAEDALELIAPHFDGLSGHWTAGVALPGGDFPVDGVAQLIARLKADYDFLDESWAARLIRAYGTDAWAMAGEAKTLADMGEHFGATLTAREAAWLMNKEYALSAEDVVWRRSKLGLRMDETQIARLDEWMQMRAAKQAASAAE; encoded by the coding sequence ATGGCCGCTGCCCCGGTCGATCTATTCGTCATCGGTGGTGGCATTAACGGCGCCGGGATTGCGCGCGACGCGGCAGGCCGGGGTCTGAGCGTGACCTTGGCCGAGATGAACGATCTGGCCTCGGCGACCTCTTCGGCCTCGACCAAGCTTTTCCACGGCGGGCTGCGCTACCTTGAGTATTTCGAGATCGGCCTCGTGCGCCACGCGCTGACCGAGCGCGAGGTGCTGCTGAAGGCGATGCCGCATATCTCTTGGCCGATGCGTTTCGTGCTGCCCTATCACCGCGACATGCGGTTCGAGGGCGACACGCCGACCTCTAAGCTGCTGCGGTTGTTCATGCCGTGGATGCGGGGCCGCCGCCCGGCATGGCTGATCCGACTGGGCCTGTTTCTCTATGACAACCTCGGCGGGCGTAAAATCCTGCCCTCCACACGCAGCCTGTCCTTGCGCGGCACGCCCGAAGGGGCGCCGCTGGAGGACCGGTTCGAGAAGGCTTTTGAATACTCCGACTGCTGGATCGAAGACTCCCGCCTTGTGGTGCTGAACGCCCGCGACGCGGAACTGCGCGGCGCGCGCATCATGACACGGACCAAAGTCGTCTCTGCCGACCGCAGCGCCGATGGCTGGGCGGTCACGGTAGAGCATGGCGCGGATGGCCAGCGCGAGGTGATCCATGCCAAGATGCTGGTCAACGCGGGCGGCCCGTGGGTCGGCGACATTATCCACAACACCGCGCGGCTGAACTCCTCCGAAGGGGTGCGGCTGGTGCGCGGTAGCCATATCGTGACCAAGCGGCTCTACGATCACGACAAATGCTATTTCTTCCAAGGCACCGATGGGCGGATCATCTTCACGATCCCCTATGAGCAGGATTTCACCCTGATCGGCACCACCGACGCCGATCATCCTGATCCGTCCGTCACCCCGGAATGCACGCCCGAAGAGCAGGACTACCTGATCGACTTCGTGAACGGCTATCTCAAGCAGGACATCACCCGTAAAGACATCGTCTGGACCTATTCCGGCGTGCGACCGCTTTATGACGATGGCGCCAGCAGCGCCACGGCGGCGACGCGGGACTATACCCTCAAGGTCGACAAGACCGGCGGCGCGCCGATCCTCAATGTCTTTGGCGGTAAGATTACGACCTACCGCAAACTGGCCGAAGACGCGCTGGAGTTGATCGCGCCGCATTTCGACGGGCTGTCGGGCCATTGGACTGCGGGCGTTGCCCTGCCCGGCGGTGATTTCCCGGTGGACGGCGTGGCGCAGTTGATCGCGCGGCTGAAAGCGGATTATGACTTTCTGGATGAAAGCTGGGCGGCACGGCTGATCCGCGCCTATGGTACGGATGCTTGGGCGATGGCGGGCGAGGCCAAGACGCTGGCGGATATGGGCGAGCATTTCGGGGCCACCCTCACCGCGCGCGAGGCCGCTTGGCTGATGAACAAGGAATATGCCCTCAGCGCAGAGGACGTCGTCTGGCGCCGCAGCAAGCTGGGCCTGCGAATGGACGAGACGCAGATCGCGCGTCTTGATGAATGGATGCAGATGCGCGCGGCGAAACAAGCCGCCTCTGCGGCGGAATGA